The DNA region AACCATGCTCATTTTTCATCTCAATGTTTCCCTGATAGGGTGGAGAGAGTATAGCAGAAGATAATCTTTTTATCTGTTCATTCAATTTTTTCAATTCTATTTTCATCTCTTCACTTAAAGCAAATGGATTATTTCCAACAGACCATGTACATAAAAGTTGAGAAATGCCCGGGACTTCTTTAATATTTGGAATCCATGAAGAATGAGTATAATAACCAATCCCTTTTGCACCTTTAATTATCGCCATCCATACTTCTGCTCTTGTATGATAGGGAAGAACTTCTTTCTGTGTTTGTGGTTCTATATTTCTATTACCTTTTGTTGTCTCTATCCATACAAATACGGGTTTATTTTCAGTAAGTTTACAAAGTGTTTCTGTTCCTTTTGGTACATAAGTTAAAAAATCATAATTATTCAGTTCATAAACAGGATAAACTCCAAAACCAACGATATCACTGTTTTTTATATATTCAGGATAAATTTTCTTTTTTGTTTCTTCATTCCATCCCATAATTGGTAATCCTTCCATAAAATTTGAAGTTAGTTTAAGAATAACTGGTTTTGTTCTATCTTTCTGTTTAATCTCATTATACCTCTTTGTCCATTCCTCTACACTTACTTTTTGAAGAACTGGTGGATTTCTCAAAATATTATTTCCATTTTTATCATATGCTTCAATTTCTCCAATTGAACCATAGGTCTCTTCATGTTTGTAAATATCCACCACTTTGCATATTAAAGTGGAAAGTTTTACAGGTTGAGGGAGTTGAAATTTCTGAACTATACCTCTTTTCTCCTGAAGTGTTGCTCTCAATATCTCTGTGTCATCATCTGCAATAAAGGAAACAACTTTAGGACTGGATAAAGTAGAAGCGACAGTTATTGCTATACCAACTCCATAAATTTCAACCTCTTTTGTCAGGTTTATTATAACTTCTGCATTTTGAAGCGGGTCAAGAACTGTCCATGAAAAAACATTTCCATCAAGAATTCTTGAAAAAGGAGTTTTAGGATTTACCCTTAATCCTTTTCCTGGTTCTACTGATACCTCGTAAACAGGAATTCTTTTATCTGGTTCATCTTCAATATACCAGCCAAAAAGATTAGGATGTGATATAAGTTGAGATGAAAATTTAAGTATTCCGTATGCGCCATTTTCTTTTAATTTTTCAATGTATTCCCTGTCTGATAGTTTACTTCCATTTCCAAAAAATGTGTTTATTCCTATTGATACAGCATCTTTTATTTTTGTTTCATCCTGATTGAAAATCATTATAGGGAAAAAACTTTTCCCATTTATAAGTATTTCATTATTTTTGCCTATTTCAAAAGATTTAATTGGCTCATTTTCTGAAAAAGCATACAAACATAAAGTAATAAGAAATATCGTACAAAAGAATTTAAAAAACAAACCTTTCTTCCTCCCCTCTTTTTTTCATTTCTACTCCCTCTTTTTGTTTTTTACTTTACAACGTTTAATATGGGAACTTTTCATCAATATTTGAATTTGAAAGTTTAACAAGAAAATCTGCAATTCTATCTGTTACAATTTCAAAGATTTTCTTGCCTTTTTCTTGGTTTGCTTTCTTTGGATTCCCACATCCTGATTCTTTTGTTAGTAAATGCCAAGGACTTACAGTATATACCCATCCTTTTTTCATCTCTTCAAATCTCGGCTCATTTATTTTACCATCATCTGCCCATTCAAGATGGACAAGTTCTGGATATATATACATTAAAACACTTGTTTCTTCTTCGTGTGCATGGCAACCACCTTTCTCTTCAATAATTTTTTCTGTTATATCTCTTCTTACATTCCATGGCTCAATTAAAAAAATGTAAACGTTTGTTTTTCCATATAATTCCCTTAAAAGTGCTCTCATATCATTACCACCATGTCCATTTAAAATAACAAGTTTATAAATCTTATGACTTTCAAGGGAAAAAATGATGTCTTTTAATATTGTAAGTTGTGTTGTTGGATAAAAGTTTAAAGCAAGTGGAAATCTAAAATGGTCTGCATTATATCCAACAGGAATTGCGGGCAAAGAAATAACCTTTCCTCCCTTTTCATTTGCTTTCTGACAACTTACTTCTGCCATTTTATCAACTGTTAATGTATCACATCCATAAGGCAGGTGTAAATTATGTGGCTCACATGAACCCCATGGTAAAACAACTACTTCAACTTTCCCAAATTCTCTTACCTCTTTTAATGTCATATATTGCAATTTTGATTTCATATTTTACTCCTTATTTCAAAGGTATTTTATATATGTGAACTTCGTATTTCTTGAATGTGTCTTTGAATTTACCATCTAATGACTTTATTTTCCTTCCTTCATCTATTACTTCTACCTCTTTCTCTCCACTTATTTCACTTACCTCAAAATTAACCTCTATACTATCTGGTTCTACTCCTTGATACTTTACCTCTGGCACTGGGTCTGGCTCTGTTATCCTTACTGCAAATATATAAACATTACCATCCTTTTCCCTTATCATTGTATCTACTCTCTTTAATGCCTCTTCTGCATCATCTTTAACTCTCCTATCTGGCTCTGGTCCAAGTACTATATCTTTTAACCTCTCTATCTGTTCTGTAAACTTCTTCATCGCGTTCCACCTAATTGTACTTTGGTCAAAGAATGGAAACCAAAGTATACCTTTTGCTCCATGAACTACATTCATCCATGACTCCATATATACCATCTCCTCTGTCGGTGTCTTCCAATCAGGGTCTTCTGCTCGCCTTCTATTTGTTATTATACAAGGTATTGTCGGAACTAAATCCTTTGTTAATTCTTTTATCTTTCCAACTGTAAATAGATAAGCAGCATAAGGTCCCATATCTGGCCAGTTAACTGCTGGATGGTCTCTATATGCAATTGGATAAGCATCCCAAGCAAGTATCTCTGTTATCCATCTCTTACCACCAAAAAAACTCTCTCCAAATTCTTCTAAACTTCCTATATAATCATATGGACGAGAGAATTTTCCTCCTGCCTGGTTAACTCTTAATCTATTCCAATCACCTGTATAAAGTTGGAATGTTAAATGTTCTGGGTCTTCAAAATGACATATATATTCCCAAGCAGCAATAACTGGTGGATAGACACTCACATATCTTCCTCCTAGTTCTGGTTCATCCTGCCAACTCCATGCAAGTAAATTCGGATGGTCTTTACATTTCTTTATATACTCTCTCATTATGTCTGGATTATGATTGAATTTCCATCTGTTTTTCTGAACACCTTGTGGCCACTCCTCTTTGGGAATTTCATAACCCCCTCTGTGTGGACCCATTACATATAAATCATACTCTTTCGCTGTGTTAAGATAATCTAAAAATGTCTCTGGTGTGTGCTTAGGATAATATCCTACACATACAAGACAGTTTATACTTGCATTATTTTTAAACATACTAATCTCACCTTTGTCGGTCATATAAGGTGCTATCGGAAAGAATAATTTACCATTTACCCAGATTGAATTGTTCTCATCTATCCCATATTTAGGCATACCTTCATATAACTTATCAAATTTTTCCTTCCATATACCCCCAGGTATCCTTTCCCCTTCTTTATCATATAACTCCGCTATTAACTCATATGAATCTTTCGGTAATTCCACCTGTCTTAATAATACCTTCTCCTCTTCTCCTAATCTGTCTTTCTCCAATAATACCTTTTTCGTCCCTGTCTTCTTACCTATTACACTTACCTTCAACTTCGTCTCATTTCCCCTAAATTGTTTAGGTATCTGTATGTATAAATATTGTCCTATCCTTCCATGAAATTGTGCATGCTGTACTTCAAATCCGGCTATCGGTGCTTCTCCTGTTACCTTTATCTTTACTGAACCTGTTGATACTGCTATCGGTGGTTTTGTAGGTATACCATCAGGATTAAAACTGTCAAATACTGATACCTTTAACTTTACTTCAAATTCCCCTGGTTTCATAAAATTATGTAAACAACATATACCTTGTCTTGTAACTTTTGAGTTTGTTGGACTGAATCTTAAATATGTACCATCCCCAAAATCCCATTCATATCTCGCCATCTTCAATAACCTTTTGTCTGGAAATTCTGTCTTTGTACCACTGAAATATACATCCTCTCCTACCTCTACTTCTGTACTAGGTAAGACCTCTATCTTCACCTTTAACTCACTTGACCTATCAACTCCTGCTGGCTTCTCCTGACTTAATAAACTTCCTATAAAACTAACTACTACTACCAACCCAACTAAAATAAATACTTTCTTCATTCAATACCCCCTATTTTTTATCTTTTACTCCTTATTTCAAAGGTATTTTATATATGTGAACTTCGTATTTCTTGAATGTGTCTTTGAATTTACCATCTAATGACTTTATTTTCCTTCCTTCATCTATTACTTCTACCTCTTTCTCTCCACTTATTTCACTTACCTCAAAATTAACCTCTATACTATCTGGTTCTACTCCTTGATACTTTACCTCTGGCACTGGGTCTGGCTCTGTTATCCTTACTGCAAATATATAAACATTACCATCCTTTTCCCTTATCATTGTATCTACTCTCTTTAATGCCTCTTCTGCATCATCTTTAACTCTCCTATCTGGCTCTGGTCCAAGTACTATATCTTTTAACCTCTCTATCTGTTCTGTAAACTTCTTCATCGCGTTCCACCTAATTGTACTTTGGTCAAAGAATGGAAACCAAAGTATACCTTTTGCTCCATGAACTACATTCATCCATGACTCCATATATACCATCTCCTCTGTCGGTGTCTTCCAATCAGGGTCTTCTGCTCGCCTTCTATTTGTTATTATACAAGGTATTGTCGGAACTAAATCCTTTGTTAATTCTTTTATCTTTCCAACTGTAAATAGATAAGCAGCATAAGGTCCCATATCTGGCCAGTTAACTGCTGGATGGTCTCTATATGCAATTGGATAAGCATCCCAAGCAAGTATCTCTGTTATCCATCTCTTACCACCAAAAAAACTCTCTCCAAATTCTTCTAAACTTCCTATATAATCATATGGACGAGAGAATTTTCCTCCTGCCTGGTTAACTCTTAATCTATTCCAATCACCTGTATAAAGTTGGAATGTTAAATGTTCTGGGTCTTCAAAATGACATATATATTCCCAAGCAGCAATAACTGGTGGATAGACACTCACATATCTTCCTCCTAGTTCTGGTTCATCCTGCCAACTCCATGCAAGTAAATTCGGATGGTCTTTACATTTCTTTATATACTCTCTCATTATGTCTGGATTATGATTGAATTTCCATCTGTTTTTCTGAACACCTTGTGGCCACTCCTCTTTGGGAATTTCATAACCCCCTCTGTGTGGACCCATTACATATAAATCATACTCTTTCGCTGTGTTAAGATAATCTAAAAATGTCTCTGGTGTGTGCTTAGGATAATATCCTACACATACAAGACAGTTTATACTTGCATTATTTTTAAACATACTAATCTCACCTTTGTCGGTCATATAAGGTGCTATCGGAAAGAATAATTTACCATTTACCCAGATTGAATTGTTCTCATCTATCCCATATTTAGGCATACCTTCATATAACTTATCAAATTTTTCCTTCCATATACCCCCAGGTATCCTTTCCCCTTCTTTATCATATAACTCCGCTATTAACTCATATGAATCTTTCGGTAATTCCACCTGTCTTAATAATACCTTCTCCTCTTCTCCTAATCTGTCTTTCTCCAATAATACCTTTTTCGTCCCTGTCTTCTTACCTATTACACTTACCTTCAACTTCGTCTCATTTCCCCTAAATTGTTTAGGTATCTGTATGTATAAATATTGTCCTATCCTTCCATGAAATTGTGCATGCTGTACTTCAAATCCGGCTATCGGTGCTTCTCCTGTTACCTTTATCTTTACTGAACCTGTTGATACTGCTATCGGTGGTTTTGTAGGTATACCATCAGGATTAAAACTGTCAAATACTGATACCTTTAACTTTACTTCAAATTCCCCTGGTTTCATAAAATTATGTAAACAACATATACCTTGTCTTGTAACTTTTGAGTTTGTTGGACTGAATCTTAAATATGTACCATCCCCAAAATCCCATTCATATCTCGCCATCTTCAATAACCTTTTGTCTGGAAATTCTGTCTTTGTACCACTGAAATATACATCCTCTCCTACCTCTACTTCTGTACTAGGTAAGACCTCTATCTTCACCTTTAACTCACTTGACCTATCAACTCCTGCTGGCTTCTCCTGACTTAATAAACTTCCTATAAAACTAACTACTACCTTCAAAAATATCACCTCTTATTATAAGAAAAATACCAATACCAGGGTCAAAGAGAGTTGCTTTTGCTCCAGGTAATGGTAGTCCGTGGTCTGTTGTAAAAATTATTATTGTTTCATCATAAAGTTTTGTTTCCTCAAGTGTTTTTATTATTTCACCAATTGCTTTATCAACTCTTTCAATTACGATATTAAATCCTGCAATATCTTTTTTAATTTCAATATCATCTGGTAAAAAATCAGGAACTTTTATATCCCTGTCAAAATTTTCAATAACAGGCCATGGAAGATGTGTTTCAAAAAATCCAGCAGAAATAAAAAATGGTTTTTTAGGATTTGATTTTAAATATTCAATTAAATCAATTACAACATCCATACAAGAATGAGTTTTGCTTTTCACTACTCTATTATATCCAAGTGTTTCTACTTTATTCCAACCTGTTTCATGCTGAATACCGAATAAAGTAGTTTCATATCCATTTTCTTTCAATATTTTTGGCAGGTAAGGTATATCATCCTTTAAAATAAAACCCCTGTGAGCAAGTCCATAAACACCATTATTATGAGGCATCAGACCTGAAAACATACTTGCTCTGCTTGGACTGCATTGAGGTGCTGTACAGAAGTAATTAGTAAAAATAATACCTTCTTCTGCAAGTTTATCAATATTTGGAGTATTTACAGGAGCATCATAACAACCAATATATCTTCCTGTATCGTGAGTTATTATGTGAAGTATATTCTTTTTAGAAATCTTTTACTCCCTTTTTTGCAACATTACTTTCATAAATACTTATAAATTTACTTACAGGATATACTGACATAAATAAATATCCTTTTTTATTGCTTTCTTCAAAATCAAGATACACATAAGTTGTTTTTCCCTTCCATGTAATTCTATTTGTTCCCGGTATCTGTGTATATCCTTTACCAAACTTTTCAATTGATGCTCTTTTTATTCTTTCAAAATTTTCTTTTCCTTTAATCGTTATAAGAATTTCACAGAAAACTTCATCCTGCCAGAAACCATATTCAATTTTTTCAACTTCAGTACCAGCAATATTTAAGTCCTCATTCTTTTTTGTATAATAAACAACTTTTCCTCCATATTTTGGATAACTTCTTGAAAATTCCCTTAAATATAGAGAAGAGATTTCCATTCCCCATGGATAATTTCTGAAACCATTTGGCTCACCTTCTTCAACTCCCCAGAAGGAAAAAAGTAGAGAAGATATGAATAAGAATAAAACACTCACCTTTTTTAATTTTTGTATCACATTTTCCTCCTTTTTTTAAAAATTATAACTCTTTTTAAGTGTTTTAAAAAATAATTTATTCTGCAGGAATTTCTATGAAGTTCCTGTTCTTTTTAAAATTTTTCCAGTTTATTTTATCGTTTTTTAAATAACAATCAAAAAATGCAACCACAAAATCCATTGCTCTCTTTCCAAAACCAACTCCATGACCACCTTTTTTTATTTTAATTAAAGTCACATCAACTTTATTTTTTTTCAATTTTTCAAAAAACATTTCACTTTGAGAATAAGGAACAATTGTATCTTCTTCACCATGCATTATTAAGAAAGGAGGTGAATTTTTACATTCATAAAAATACGGACTTACTTTTATTGCCTTTTTGAGATTTTCTTCAATTGGTCCACCAAGGAATTTAGAAATATATGAATAAGGTGAATTTTCATCATCAGATTTTTTTATATCTATAAGAAAATTTGTTCTGCCAAACCAATCACAAACAGCATTTACTTTACCTGAAAAACCATTCCAGCCACCTTTATCATTAAAAACATCATCTCCTGTAACACCAAGTAAAGCAGCAAGATTACCACCTGCTGAAGCACCCCATACACCGATTCTATTCGAGTCAATGTTATATTTTTCTGAATTTGCCCTTAAAAATCTTATTGCACATTTACAATCTTCTATCTGGCATGGAAATGCCACTTCATTACTCAATCTATAACTTATACTCACACAGAAATATCCTTTTTCTGCAAATGGTAAAAGTTTTGGTATTCCACTTTCTTTATTTCCTGAAATCCATCCACCTCCGTGAATAAAAACAATAACAGGCAATTTATTCTTTGTTTCAGAAGTTTTTATTATATCAAGCAAAAGATTTCTTCCTTTTACTTTACCATAAACTACATCTTTTATAATTTCAATTCTTTTTTCCATTATTAAATCTTATCTTTTAAATTTGCCATTTCAATTGCTGATAATGCTGCTTGCCAGCCCTTATTTCCTGATTTTGTACCAGCCCTTTCAATTGCCTGGTCAGTACTATCTGCTGTTATAACACCAAAGGAAACCGGAGTTTTACCTGAATAATTTGCCTGAGAAACTGCCCTTGTTATCTGTCCTGCAACATATTCAAAATGAGGTGTATCCCCTCTTATTATTGCTCCAAGACAGATAATAGCATCATATTTCCCACTTACAGATAATTTACCAAGTGCAAAAACCATTTCAACCGCTCCAGGAACCCATATAACTTCTATATTTTCGTTGTCTGCATTATGTCTTTTCAAACAATCCATTGCTCCTTCAAGTAATCTTGTTGTTATAAACTCATTAAACCTGCTTACAATTATTCCAAATTTTTTACCTTTTGCATCAAGATATCCTTCAGTTGTTTTCATTTTTCCCCCTTTTTTATTTTTCTAAACTTTTCTTACTTCTTGTTATCTGATACTCAATATTTGGTCTTCTTTTTTCAAGTATGGAGAAAAATATTTCAACATCTTCTTCAACTTCATAAGGAGATGTAAAACCAATTGTTATCATATCAATATCCCTTATGGTATTCACAACAAAATTAAGTCCTACAAATGGAGTAATTCTTCCTGCTGCAAATGGTTTTATTGTCATAACCGGTTTTTTTGCCTCATTTATAATTTTATAAATCCATTCAACCTCAATTTGGCATAAAAAACCAAGGGCATTATATATCTGAATATATGT from bacterium includes:
- a CDS encoding creatininase family protein; translated protein: MKSKLQYMTLKEVREFGKVEVVVLPWGSCEPHNLHLPYGCDTLTVDKMAEVSCQKANEKGGKVISLPAIPVGYNADHFRFPLALNFYPTTQLTILKDIIFSLESHKIYKLVILNGHGGNDMRALLRELYGKTNVYIFLIEPWNVRRDITEKIIEEKGGCHAHEEETSVLMYIYPELVHLEWADDGKINEPRFEEMKKGWVYTVSPWHLLTKESGCGNPKKANQEKGKKIFEIVTDRIADFLVKLSNSNIDEKFPY
- a CDS encoding PKD domain-containing protein produces the protein MKKVFILVGLVVVVSFIGSLLSQEKPAGVDRSSELKVKIEVLPSTEVEVGEDVYFSGTKTEFPDKRLLKMARYEWDFGDGTYLRFSPTNSKVTRQGICCLHNFMKPGEFEVKLKVSVFDSFNPDGIPTKPPIAVSTGSVKIKVTGEAPIAGFEVQHAQFHGRIGQYLYIQIPKQFRGNETKLKVSVIGKKTGTKKVLLEKDRLGEEEKVLLRQVELPKDSYELIAELYDKEGERIPGGIWKEKFDKLYEGMPKYGIDENNSIWVNGKLFFPIAPYMTDKGEISMFKNNASINCLVCVGYYPKHTPETFLDYLNTAKEYDLYVMGPHRGGYEIPKEEWPQGVQKNRWKFNHNPDIMREYIKKCKDHPNLLAWSWQDEPELGGRYVSVYPPVIAAWEYICHFEDPEHLTFQLYTGDWNRLRVNQAGGKFSRPYDYIGSLEEFGESFFGGKRWITEILAWDAYPIAYRDHPAVNWPDMGPYAAYLFTVGKIKELTKDLVPTIPCIITNRRRAEDPDWKTPTEEMVYMESWMNVVHGAKGILWFPFFDQSTIRWNAMKKFTEQIERLKDIVLGPEPDRRVKDDAEEALKRVDTMIREKDGNVYIFAVRITEPDPVPEVKYQGVEPDSIEVNFEVSEISGEKEVEVIDEGRKIKSLDGKFKDTFKKYEVHIYKIPLK
- a CDS encoding PKD domain-containing protein, with the translated sequence MKVVVSFIGSLLSQEKPAGVDRSSELKVKIEVLPSTEVEVGEDVYFSGTKTEFPDKRLLKMARYEWDFGDGTYLRFSPTNSKVTRQGICCLHNFMKPGEFEVKLKVSVFDSFNPDGIPTKPPIAVSTGSVKIKVTGEAPIAGFEVQHAQFHGRIGQYLYIQIPKQFRGNETKLKVSVIGKKTGTKKVLLEKDRLGEEEKVLLRQVELPKDSYELIAELYDKEGERIPGGIWKEKFDKLYEGMPKYGIDENNSIWVNGKLFFPIAPYMTDKGEISMFKNNASINCLVCVGYYPKHTPETFLDYLNTAKEYDLYVMGPHRGGYEIPKEEWPQGVQKNRWKFNHNPDIMREYIKKCKDHPNLLAWSWQDEPELGGRYVSVYPPVIAAWEYICHFEDPEHLTFQLYTGDWNRLRVNQAGGKFSRPYDYIGSLEEFGESFFGGKRWITEILAWDAYPIAYRDHPAVNWPDMGPYAAYLFTVGKIKELTKDLVPTIPCIITNRRRAEDPDWKTPTEEMVYMESWMNVVHGAKGILWFPFFDQSTIRWNAMKKFTEQIERLKDIVLGPEPDRRVKDDAEEALKRVDTMIREKDGNVYIFAVRITEPDPVPEVKYQGVEPDSIEVNFEVSEISGEKEVEVIDEGRKIKSLDGKFKDTFKKYEVHIYKIPLK
- a CDS encoding sulfatase-like hydrolase/transferase produces the protein MLHIITHDTGRYIGCYDAPVNTPNIDKLAEEGIIFTNYFCTAPQCSPSRASMFSGLMPHNNGVYGLAHRGFILKDDIPYLPKILKENGYETTLFGIQHETGWNKVETLGYNRVVKSKTHSCMDVVIDLIEYLKSNPKKPFFISAGFFETHLPWPVIENFDRDIKVPDFLPDDIEIKKDIAGFNIVIERVDKAIGEIIKTLEETKLYDETIIIFTTDHGLPLPGAKATLFDPGIGIFLIIRGDIFEGSS
- a CDS encoding alpha/beta hydrolase, which produces MEKRIEIIKDVVYGKVKGRNLLLDIIKTSETKNKLPVIVFIHGGGWISGNKESGIPKLLPFAEKGYFCVSISYRLSNEVAFPCQIEDCKCAIRFLRANSEKYNIDSNRIGVWGASAGGNLAALLGVTGDDVFNDKGGWNGFSGKVNAVCDWFGRTNFLIDIKKSDDENSPYSYISKFLGGPIEENLKKAIKVSPYFYECKNSPPFLIMHGEEDTIVPYSQSEMFFEKLKKNKVDVTLIKIKKGGHGVGFGKRAMDFVVAFFDCYLKNDKINWKNFKKNRNFIEIPAE
- the ribH gene encoding 6,7-dimethyl-8-ribityllumazine synthase, with translation MKTTEGYLDAKGKKFGIIVSRFNEFITTRLLEGAMDCLKRHNADNENIEVIWVPGAVEMVFALGKLSVSGKYDAIICLGAIIRGDTPHFEYVAGQITRAVSQANYSGKTPVSFGVITADSTDQAIERAGTKSGNKGWQAALSAIEMANLKDKI